From the Elaeis guineensis isolate ETL-2024a chromosome 16, EG11, whole genome shotgun sequence genome, the window GATAATGCTGCAAACTATGTTGCTGCCGGTAAAAAGTTGGAGCAAGACTTTCCTATACTTTTTTGGTCACCTTGTGCTGCTCATTGTCTTAATCTCATCATGCAAGACATTGGCAAGTTAGTTTCAGTGAAGAATACCGTAGCCCATGCTGTAGGTAtcacaaaatatatttataatcattgtTATCCTCTATATTTGATGAGAAAATTTACTGGTGGAAAGGAGATAATTCGTCCGGCACCTACACATTTTGCTACCAATTTTATTGCTTTACAAAGCATATTGGGCCACAAAGATGCATTAAGAGCAATGGTGACTTCTAGAGAGTGGACAACTTCAGCTTATGCTAAGGATAGTAAAGGAAAAAAGCTTGCCGATGACGTGCttaattcttttttttgaaatGAATGTGCAACCATTTGTTAAACTAACAGAGCCTTTAATTCGAGTTTTGAGGATTGTTGACAGTGATGATGGACCTTCAATGGGTTACTTGTATCATGCTGTGTATCAAGCTAGAGATGAAATGATCAAGAGATTTAGAAGGAGAAAGATTGTAGTTGAACCTTATTTGAGAATAGTTGATTCTCGATGGGATTTGCAATTACACTAAAATCTTCATACAGCTGGGTTTTGGTTGAATCCCTGTTTTCAATATGACTCAGAACTTATGGATAAACATCCTCGAGTGTTTCTGGACTCTTAGATGTCATAGAGAGATATTCATTTGGTAATCCAACCTTGCAGGAAAACTTAACTAATGAGATGAGGTTATTTAGAAATGCAGAAAATGACTTTGGACGCTCATCGGCTATAAATGATCGAAGTCGCTTGGCTCCAGGTAAGCTTGTTCCTTAGTTATGTTCTTATGCTTTCATTAGTTTCATTGATATAAAGTTTTTTCAATTACATTCTATTTTAACAAATACAATATTTTGTATCTAGATGAATGGTGGGTTACCTATGAAAGTTGTGCACCTAATTTGCAAAAGTTAGCTATTCGTGTTTTAAGCCAAACTTATAGTGCGTCCGGGTGTGAGAGAAATTGAAGCATCTTCGAACATATTCattctaaaaagagaaataggttaGAGCATCAAAGGCTTAATGATCTAGTATTTGTGCACTATAATTTGAGACTACAACAAAggtaattttattatgaatgatatccaattgtttgtatttatttcttgttatttaattttcaaactaaaaaatattaaatacagGTTTTATTTCAAAGGTCGCAACTATGATCCTATTGACTTTGAATTGTTTGGTGATAATGATGCGTGGATATTAGTCAATGAGCCATCGGAATTAACTAGTAAGGAATTAGAAATTTTTCACCGTGAATTGGCATCATGTTCTattcaagaaaataataataatggtgagcgaattattttattatatagtttatgaataaaatattattacaattttattacatatgattttttttttaactttttgtttaatttatgattttgcagATATATTGAACTTGGAAGATTTGGATGGTGATGATGGTGAAAATGATGGAAATGATGCGAATAGGAGAGAAGATGGAGGAGATGAGAACATTGCAACTCAAGAAGATATTTTTGCAAATATTGACATAAATTTCAGTCCATTAGCTTGAATTTTTATGTTGTGTACTTGTTTATcacttttaactttttttttaaaagatattgaAGTGAAATGTCGTACATTATTATGTACTTGTTTGTTAAAACTTTTCATTTTGCTAGCAGATGTGCATGGTTATGTTTTAAACTACTAGTTATTATGCATTTATAACTTTATaccattaaatttttatattcatcaatattttagtctaattatttatatttatagaaTTACAGTTTTGTTTCATTTGTATTTTGATAGTTGTAGCATTGGAATATATATTATCAGAACTATTATTGTATTTCTGGATATAAAtagattattaaattttaaattttatgatttgtgTATTGATCTATCGGTTCAATCATTGACCCGATGATTGGATCGCTGACCTACTAACTCGATGTTTTATTCGGGTCAAGATCCGGACCggatttaataattttgcttCCAACTAAATGGGGAAGATTGGGCTGTTGCAATCCACCTATTTACTTTACAGCTCAACCATATTACAGCTTAGACGGCGGTTTGATAACTACAAATCCCAAAACTTGAATTTGGCCTATCATGAGAGTATGTGCCGATCTTTAATGGAACAGTACCCTTTCGGTAAATGACTCCAACGCCCAGCCCACTCTCGTACCACCCACCCCATTAGAGCTGGAGGCTAGAGGTTACCCTCGCTTCCCCTCCCACCATCCCAATCCCGTCCCATGCCCCATTCTCCACGCCCAGATCAAATGGACCTCGCGGCTTCCTCCAAGCGCCCCAAGCTTTCTTCCTCCTCCACCGCCGCCGCCGGCGGGAACCAACACCATATCCTCCTCCTccgagaaggaaaagaagaagtagaagaagaggagCAGCAGAACCTGCTGCCCGGGCTGCCCGACCACCTGGCCCAGCTGTGCCTGGCTCTCGTTCCGCCGCCCCTCCTCTACTCCGTCTGCCGCTCCTGGCGCCGCCTCCTCTACTCCCCGTCCTTCCCTCCCTTCCTCGCCCTCTATGCCCTCCTCTCCTCCTCTGACTCTGACTCCGACTCTGACAACGATTCCGACATCGCCTTCTACTGCTTCGACCCTATCGCCGCTGTCTGGTCTCCACTCCCGCCCCCTCCGCCGCACCCACGACTCCTCCTTCACCACCCTTCCTTCATCGCCCGCAGCCTCCCCGTCCAGTCCGTCGCCGCCGCCGGCCACCTCGTCCTGCTTGCCGCCTCCACCCCCGCCCTCCTCCCTGCCCTCCCCCGCCCGCTCGTCTTCCACCCTGCCTCCGCCCGCTGGCGCCTCGGCCCTCCCTTCCCCTGCCCCCGCCGCTGGTGCGCCGCTGGAACCGCCGCTGGGGTCGTCTACCTCGCCAGCGGTGTGGGCCCGGAGTACAACGCCGACGTCTCCCATTCCGCCGCCCGCTGGGATCCCCGCCTAGGCCCCTCCGCCTCGGCCGCCTGGGAGCCGGTGGCGCCGCTCCGCCACGGCGGGCGCTTCAGCAGGGAGGCCGTCGAGGCGGTGGCCACCCGGGGAAAGCTGTGCATGGTCAACCTGCGAGGCCGCGGCGCCAAGGAGGGCATCGTCTACAACGTCCGCTCCGACCGCTGGGAAGACATGCCACCCGCCCTCCTCGCTGGCTGGACCGGCCCGGCGGCGTCGGCGGACGACGACGGCAGCTCCATCTACGTCGTGGACGAGGTGAGAGGCGCCCTGAGGGGGTACGACTGGGATGGGGAGCGGTGGCGGGTGGTGGTGCCGGAGTCGGAGCAGCTGAAGGGGGCGGTGCAGATGGCTGCCGGAGGAGGGAGGGTGTGCGTGGTCAACCGCGGGGGCTCCGCCGTGGTGGTAGTGGACGTGGCGGCGAGGCCGGGGCGGATGTGGGTGGTGGAACCGCCGCGGGGGAAGCGGGTGGTCGCTCTCCACGTTCTTCCCCGGATGACTCGGGCCGAATCCTGACCGTTCCGCTTCAGATCTACGTCTGTCCTTCTTCCAGAAATTTCGTAATTTATTTActttactaattattttttattgttgcTGCTATTATCATCCGTATTGGATACATTTGCGATGCGTGTGACCCGCCTTGTGGACGGCGCAAAAGACAAAGAAGCTCTTTTATGACTTGACTTCCCGgaatcttcctcctcttcttgttTCCACGCGCGTGTACCTGCGTTTTATTTCCTTGTTTTTTCCCCTTGGAAGGGGTAACCAGGGAGGTGGTCTGGAGCCTTtaccaataaataaataataaaaatttaccacaaaaaattaaaaaaaaatctctctctctctcatcctgTAACTAGGAGGCATTATGGGATCCTTATCTTTGATCGTGTGTTTGGAAACTTCCTGTTGGATCTGGCTGGAAGGTAGGATTCTAGAGAAAAAGAACAAGGGCATCCAATGGGCTCATTGTTGATGATTCTTGtgggattttttgaaaaaaatacatcttatgagatatttttttgcttCCGCCCGATCTCTTGCCCAAATGACCCCATGACAACCCCATCCGGTTCAAAAGACAACCCTATCTGGTTCTCTCCTGTACCTTCTTTATCTTCTCTAGCCTCCTCTTCTACGACTGATCCTGTTGGATCCTTCAGGATTGCTTTCAAGCAGGTCCTAAATGGGAAATCAAgtctttttgttttgaacaaaaagaaagtcctttttttttcttctttttttttggtagtaCAAACAAAAAAGAAAGTCTTTAGTAGATGATATGAATAGAACTTGTAAACAGAACTCAAGGTATGAGTTGTTCCATTGTTTTCATCTGGGGGAAGTATAAGTTCTAGCAAATAAATGTGTTGTTTTAACCGTGTATGTATTTGGAATCCTTGATAAAATTAAATTGTGCACATTAAATGCGAAAGGCACAGAAAATTCACAATAGACCATTATGTTAGTACGCCAAAGTTCATGCTAACATCCCATATTTATGGCAAGGAAATTAGGTGGCCGACAAGTTGGTTcggcttcaagaggaagaatagaAGATTGTTGGGATGCGACTTCCGCTACTCTATCACAGTTGAATCTGCAGCTGGCTGATGCTTATGCAATGCTGTatattaaatgtcaattgtaaTGTTGTAGATTTTTGTTTGTCTTTTGGGCAACAACCTCTTTTGTAActacagcaaaaaaaaaaataaaaatcatgctAATATTTCCTCGAGAGAAAGTTTCATCCTAACAAGAAGGATTCAAGAGAGCAACTTTACTTTGCCTGATAGCTGTAGCTCAGAAGGATTTGAGAGCTCCACAATTTGAATCCTGCATGGGGCACACAAAATACATGCACGGTAGTTTGGTTGAAGTGCATGTGAGCATACTTAAGATGGTCAGAGGATTTGGATTACGAGCCCATCTGTTGTCTAATAATTTATAAGCTCCTTCAACTTTTTCACTGTATTCATGAAATGAAGACAAAaacgaagaaaaaaaaggaaaaaacttgACTGCCTACAATAGATATCTACGAGAGGAAAGAAGGAATACTATCAATATCATCATGATCACGACCATAATATCGAAGAGTGCATGTAACTCCAAGACAAAATCGACATGCTCATCACGTGGATGGGTTAAACGGTATATGAACATGTGTCAAAACCAAAATGAGGTCCAAGTTAAGCAGCAACTTGAAGGAAATGTTGAGAACGGACTAATATCGGGTATCATCAACACTATTTCTGGGGTGCAAGTTAACAACCCGACCTAGGGCCACCATCAAGAAGAGATGGAAAAATGCTTCAAAAGGACAGAAGATAGAGAATGTAATAATCTTCTCTGGCACTGAACTTCGAGGAGTCCAGTCTCCGCATGATGGCATGGTTATAGTGTTTTTAATAATCAAAAACTATGATGTACGTCGTATCTTGATAGATATTAGAAATTTAGCCAAtgtcttattttatgatgctttcttgAAAATaggattatcttgagatcggttAAGAAGACATGATTCTCCCCTCGCGGGTTTCTCTAGGGATGTTATCCCTATGGAAGGAGTCATGACTTTAAAAATAACGTACAATGGGCATCATAACAATCAATCATTCAACTTAACTTTTTAGTCATAAAGATTATGTCGACCTATAATGCCATATTGGGTCGACTAAGACTGAACGTGCTTTGACCTATAGTGTCAACATACATCTATTAATGAGATTCCTGACAAGAAATGGTGTTGGAGAGGTATGTAGAGATTAGACCTTGGAGACGCAGTGCTACATGGCGATCCTGCAAGGAAGGAACCCCACGGATGCCTCTATCTATTGAGGGACTTGATGTATGAGATGAGCTGCAAGAGTAATGAGGAGAATCAGTCTAAGAAAGACAACCTAACCAAAACTATCTAGGTCAGCTTGAACTTGGATGAGGTGACCCTACGGCACCTCAGCTCATTCCTCCAATCCAATACAGATGTCTTTGTCTAGTCAGCCTAGGATATGCCAAGTATAGATCCCAAGATCATAGTACATCGGCCGAATGTGGACCTAAGATGTAGATTAGTCAAATAGAAGAAGAGGAGCTTCACCTCGAAGTGGCAAAAGGCGATTGAGgatgaagtggacaaactcctagcAGCTAGCTTCCTCCGAGAAGCCAATCTACTATATTGACAGGGTTCTCATTATGCAAAAATTAGGTGTTCAAAgctaaaaaaaattggtgtatgCTTTGGTAATCTTGGTAAGAAAGTTGCACCCATATTTTCAATCATACACAATAATTATGCTGACCAACCAACCAATAAAGACAGTCCTTCACCAACCAGAAACTACTGATCGGCTTTACCAAATGGGTAATCAAGTTTGAAGAGTTCGATATAAGATATCAACCTTGACTAGCTATCAAGGCATAGGTGCTTACTAACTTTATCCTAGAATGTATTATCTAGAAGATGATGCACCCAAAGCCGAATTGAGAGAAGGAGAACCCGAGAAGTTTTGGATCTTGCATGTGGGTGGATCTTCTATAATGACAAGATCCAGAGCTAAGCTAATCCTCATTAGTCTGGAAGGGGTTATCACAGAGAACACCTTCATTTTGGGTACAAAACTTTGAAGAATGAAGCTAAATTTGAGGCTCTTATCTTTGGACTTGAGATCACCAAGAAACTAGGGACCCAACATCTAAAGGTCTGTAACGACTTATAGCTCATCATTGCTCAAGTACAATATGAGTATGAGGGGCACAAACCCAATATCACTAGATATCTATAAAAGGTCGAGGATTTATCCTAGCCTTCCCAACACTCGACATCTAGTGGATCCCAAGGTCAAAAAACACCAAGGCCGACCTGCTATTGAAGCTCGCCACATCAGGAGATTCCTATCTCAAGAAAAGTTCTTACTTCAAGGTCTTGGAAAAGTTGAGTACTAAAGAGGAAGTCCAATGATGCACATAAGTTCGGAATCGAGTTGGATGAACTCCATACAATATCTAAAGGACAGGATGCTCTTGTCGACCGAGATGAAGCCAGAAAATTGAAGGACCAAACACCTTGCTATGTCCTTCATGATGAAAAATTGTATAAAATATCTTATTCTCTACCCTTACTCCAGTGTTTATGCCCATTCGAGGCAAATTACATACCATAATCTATGAGGACATTTATGATAATCACTTGAGAGGCCCCCACAAGATACTTCAACTAGGTACATCCGTAACCTTATAGCTGGATATGGCCAACATGCTATGGAGGTTTAATTAGTGCCAGAAAAATGCTAATATACAATGCCGACTGTCAATGCCCTTGGCTCCAATCACGACTCCTTGATCCTCCGCAAAGTTGGAGATGGACATTTTCAACCTATTTCCCATTGCCCTGATGCAACAAAAATTCTTGCTAAGGCTATCATTGCCAATTTTATTTGTCTCACTGATAATGGTTGCCGATTTGATAATTCAAAATTCGAAAGATTCTATCAAGAGCTCTGAATCATACATCGCCATCCATAACCACATGACTAATGAGAAGGCCAAGGTAACTGATTAAACCTCTGAGAATCCAAGTTCAGATGCTACTCACGCTCCGAGCACACGCCCCCTCACCAGAACACTGATATTTTTGGAGAAGGCAATAGTGCCACTCATCACAAAAAATTGTGAGAAGGTCAAGTGCGAGAAAAAAAATCCCACAAATTAGATGACTGAGTTTGAGAACCTTACGTCAATCGTCTGTAAAGTTCAATGATCCACTTGAAGTGGGTTACAACATCCCGATGTGCAGCAACATTTACCAGACATCGTGAAATCCAAATGTCACAACACGCTTTATGCATCTGGGAACACAACCGGTCTTTGTTAGAAACCAGCGTTGTAGATTCAACAACATTATAAATATAGGATGGCAAATGggagggaagaaaaagaaagtaaTATATCTGAAACTAAATaaataagggaaaaaaaaaatctgtcttAGGAAGATCGGAAACACATATCAGGCTACGGGAACAAACTAAAACCGACAACGTAAATGCAAATAGGCAGTCACAGTTCAGTCCTTTAGACTTGGGCAGTGCCTTCAGTGAATTTGGGATCCTCGCATCTGTACTTCCCATCAGGGCCAATTCCGAAACCTTTGGGGTCTGCAAACACGTTCTCAAGTAGCTGGCTTCGAGGAGGAAGGGGGCTTGCATCTGCAAATTCTACAGCATCTTCAATCACATCATCTATCTTTTTCTCGATACTTTTCAGCTCCGATTCACCGGCCAGATCATGTTCAAGAATGTATTTCTTCAAGGCTAAAATGGGGTCTCTTGCAGTATAGTGAGCTTTCTCATCTGCCAAAACAGACTATAAGCTTGGTACAGACAGTATTTATGTTGATAGAAATTCAGGGATACCTATATCATAGAAGTTAAGatcttaaatattaatgatgtctATGAATCATCATTTTTAAATCTCGATATATTAGTTATTTCAATGAGTAATGAGACTGAGATGAACTGAAATCTCAGTTTATCCAGGCCAATATGGAAAATTGAAGTTTCAAAACTATATTTAAAGTATTGGTTTTTTGAGATTGATCAACTAAGAAAGCCTATTTAAGGAAAAAAACAAAAACGTCTAATAAATATTAGCTGATATGAATATCTCATCGGCCaatatctcaaattttatcaatttatatCAGCCAAGATAGTAGGGGCAACAtttttatatatatcatattgtGAGTGCCCAATACCGATATAAACTTGAGATCTTGGCCAAGATAAAAACCTTGCTCTGAACACTATCAGatgaaattataaattaaagaacTTTGTATAGGTCCGCAATTGAAAAACAAGATTAAGAATAGATTGCAAGATGATTACCAGTAACTTTAGAAGTGAAAAATGTCAAAACTGATTTAATTTCCAAGGATTAGTTAGTATATCGAGAGATATCTCTAACAATAAGCATATGGAAAACATTTTCAACAAACAAGCAGCATGCCATATATTCACTTCCCTTGCGATGAAAAAGCAGAGATATAGAAGGGTGGggagggggggggagagagagagggcgagagaaacagagagagagagagagagagagagagagagagagatgaaagaGAGTACTTGAATACATATGAAAGATGATACTTGATTGCAGGTTGGCAAACATTTCAGAGAATAAACGTCTGATCCATAAAAACCAACCACAAACTAATGGGAAAAAGCCTTGTTGGTTGAGTTTATCATTGTTCATTTTTCAAGTCTGACAGAATATACTGGCCCGAATTTGAAACAACTTAGAGTACAATTATTCttttgctatttaatctgcatgTTGTAACCATATCAAGCAAAATTAGAGATATGCAGGCAGAATCAGAAGTGTTTGCTGTCAGTCTTCTATGATGAATGAAGCACTTCATTAGTGATTTATGAAAGAATGCATTTTATAACATAAGTATTAACTAAGAAACAGCAGATTATTGTTTTCTTATAAGTGATTTAGAATCTAAAGAATAGCAATGAAGAATACCATAATTTTAGTTGCCAAAATCATGGATGGGTGTACGAGCAGTGTGGGTGCAGGTGCAGCTGAGGGGAAGTGGATATCTTGGAAACACTTTAGAGTAGGAAAGTCCTTCTAAATGGATGTAGATTCAAAATTCCGGGGGCATTCCAAAATGGGCAGAGACAAAACCTAGGGACGGAGGTGCATGAGCCCCCCAAACCCAGTGAAATCCCTTAACCACTGGATTTTGGCTCCCCAAAAATCTTTGGCCAATAGAATATTTGGGATCTCTAATCTTTCTCTctaatctttctttttttcttctgagAAAAGGGAGGTGCTAAAACCACCCAGACACTAGATGTACGCCGCATTATAGTTTCTAAGCCTAACTTCATGCATGATCAGGTGGTCCCCTCTTGACATCTCTGCTTAAAGTAATACCATCTTTGATAAAATCACCCAATTACTTAGATTACCTCTTGCTCCAAGGGACAGAAGAGACCATGCTTCAAAAAAAAGTAGAGTAGTTCCATATACGGTGCAAACACATTTTCAATTAAATCTGACTTATGATTAATCAAACCCACCTATGCTTCCTCTTCTGCAAATGATAATTTAATGCGTCATCTTTGTCAACCCAAAAGGCAAAAGGAAAAAGTTAAGTCCCCATCTCATCTCCCTCACTCTCAAGAAGAAAACTCCCCTAAAAGAAAAGAACGACAAAGTTTGAAGTTTCTGATCAACAATTTTTTCCTTCCCATTACAGAAACTAGAGGTAACttaatatgatattataatattatacaaTTATTTAActacttttataaaaaaaaaattattttacgtATGATGTCCAAGGCAAGAACAACCAGGAAAAATTTAAGCTTCAAGCTCTTGCTGTGACCAGATTTTGTTGAAAATAAatgtaattattttatttatcccTTATTCCCCTTTTTGTTAATTAATAGAGTACCATGATATACTAATTGAatgtcttatttttttttattgtaatatGTCATAGAGTTCTCAAATGTTCTATTGAGTTACCTTTGTGTTATTTTCACTATTCTACACGTATTACATACTTCATTTTGGTTTCATGTAGGGGGTCTCAAATGAACTGAGCAGCTCAAGCTCGGCTCAAGAAAAGCTCGAATAAACCTCAGTTTGACACTAAAGAAACCAAGCTTGAACCAGCAAAATGGGCTCAAAATTAATTGCAAGCTGAGCTCAAAAGCAACCCAACTCGATCAGGTTTGACTTGATAAGGCTTGAagatatttaaattatatatatacaaatatatattttatataatagatCATTGAATTAATGTTTTAATTGGTGCATATTTTATTGTTTGCATCAATTAAATGTTAGTGTACATCTGAACCAAACATTAAACCAAGCTTGAAGTCAAGAATTGAGATTTCATGCAAGCTTAAGAAAAGCATCATTTGATCTCGAATTGATTTCAGCTTGATTTAGGACTATTGAGCTGACCAAATAGGCTCATAttcaactcaattcaaaattaAGCTTTTCAAACTTGAAACTACTTTCAAGCCAAGCTTGATCGGACCTTAGCTCGGTCAATCTCGGCTCAGTTACATCTCCAATGTCATGTTGTTTGCATTTTATTCTACCTTTTTCTGATTATATATATTAGTAGCTTTCTTATGGTGCTAGAATAGTTGTTGTAACTCTTAGAAACTTTCACGAAAAAACATGTCCACAACTTAAATATCGtcaacatttttttaaaaaaaattataatacaattttaattttagtaaaattaattaTCCCCCACCCCCAACCCACCCCAACCCCCCAACAAAATAATGGAAAATTACACTTGGAAGTGGGTACATTACCCAAGGTAGACGATTCAGATTTCAGTAAGGTTATAATGACACTCATGGTAGCCTTTCTAGAGACTTTGATTGGGAGTTTTAAAATGGAATAGAGCCTCTTTAACCCTCATGTTCTAGCTATTCTTGCCAAATATTCTCTGACAACTGACCTTATTGCAGGGAGAAAGTAggcattttaaaaatttgagaGCTACATTTTCTTTTTTGACCCTGTAGGGTAGAACAGTTTACTCCATAGTAGATATGCAGACCCGTTTAATCCAAACTCTCCAACCATCCAAACAGACAGTCTTAGGCTTTTCCGGATAGTAAGCACTAAGCTAAGAAAGGAAGAGTACAGATTTTGTTAGGAGGGTTTTGGCAGCTCTGGCCAGCAAGGAAATTGTCTCTTGTATTTGATATGTGCATAACAGACTAGAACCTAAACTTTAAGTCAGAGTCAACTACATAACTGTCAAATATTCAGGCAGCCCTAGGTGACGGAGCTAGCCTATCCCAAAGTGCCACCAAGGCACCCATGCAAAGAACATCGTAAATAGTAACTCAATCATTGTTTGGTGATACTACTTCATTCATATCAGCAAATTATTATATTGTTTCAATAAACTATCATTTCAGCATTCCTTGTGGCATAATGAATGAATGCAAACAACTAAAAAACATATTAAATTCATCAATAAGGCATAATAAAATGTATACATATAGGTTTATAGTCTAAGCTCCGGCAGTAAAGATTGCAGAGCCTCCTTAATGTCCATCTTATTGGAGGCCGAAGCTTCGCATGTCATTTTCAAGGTCACTTGTTTAATATGTTAAGTTATTTTACTTTAAATGCAATGTGACCTTTCATTAGGTGCAACCTTGTGCATTTCCCTCCTTCATTAGCATCCATGTGACATTCATCAAATGGACTTACAAAAAAAATACTTCATATACATAGCACATTGATGTTTGTACATATATCTATGCAGATATACATGTCTAGATATAAATTTTACCATTATACATGTGTATATgcaattttttatgcatgttTATGACATTCCAAGCAGGGGTTGCCAAGAGGCCTGAGGCATGTCCATTACCAACTAGTTGTGCATTAGGCATCTAAATGGTTAGTGGTAAGTAAGCATACCAGAATCCTAGCAAAATATTATGGTAAACGAGAAGCTGGAGGTGTATTTGGGTTTGGAGAGACTCAATCAGTTAGCAGTCCTAGAGTCACATCATCAAAgaaatatttgaattcaaatcaacatACTAAGTTGGTCACCAcgttaaaaaaactaaaatttactgaaatataatattgaatatcaAAAGAATACTTCCATGACACCATACACATGTTGGTGATCTGGTATTGCCTAAGCACAAGTACATATACAATGTTAACTGGGAAATCATAAGATTTATAAGACAGACCAGCCATCACATTGGGGGATTAAAATGACCAGCCAAAAATAATAAGAAATGTTATGCTAGCAACTGGCCATATGGAATGAATGTTAAAAaacaaataaacaaaaaaaatagaaaatccaATAATAAAAATAACAGATTTTCACTTTAAAACTCATGGATGCTTGAGTTGGCTCAGTTGATGAGGAGGTTGTAAGCAAGGATGTTCAGTTGGCCTCTTGAGTTAGAGAAAAGCTTTTTTATGAAATTCTGAATTTCATGGACATCCAGACTGTCACAGATACCATTTATTCCCATTTATCCTTTTAAGATATCAGGTTCTAGTAAGTTTAATTGATTAAATATAATGGCACTCTGGTGAACAATTTTGACATACAGAATCTTTTTGTCATCAACCTCTCTCATTTGACAATATAGTATTGATAAAGAATCAATAGGTTCTCTCTTTTACTACTTATGAAACAGGGTTTGCATGCATATTCAAATATATGACCAGGAATAGGGCTAGGACCAGGAGCATATTCAAATGAAAGGGCCGAGGAAGCAGGGGCATCAATGAATACAGGCCGTATAAACAACCATAAAAATGATATAAATACTTGAAAGAA encodes:
- the LOC105059286 gene encoding F-box/kelch-repeat protein SKIP25 gives rise to the protein MPHSPRPDQMDLAASSKRPKLSSSSTAAAGGNQHHILLLREGKEEVEEEEQQNLLPGLPDHLAQLCLALVPPPLLYSVCRSWRRLLYSPSFPPFLALYALLSSSDSDSDSDNDSDIAFYCFDPIAAVWSPLPPPPPHPRLLLHHPSFIARSLPVQSVAAAGHLVLLAASTPALLPALPRPLVFHPASARWRLGPPFPCPRRWCAAGTAAGVVYLASGVGPEYNADVSHSAARWDPRLGPSASAAWEPVAPLRHGGRFSREAVEAVATRGKLCMVNLRGRGAKEGIVYNVRSDRWEDMPPALLAGWTGPAASADDDGSSIYVVDEVRGALRGYDWDGERWRVVVPESEQLKGAVQMAAGGGRVCVVNRGGSAVVVVDVAARPGRMWVVEPPRGKRVVALHVLPRMTRAES